The Paraburkholderia fungorum genome window below encodes:
- a CDS encoding amidohydrolase family protein produces the protein MAVVVDTHTHAISSDKQSYPLAPVGGHQSEWSAKRPVSFEGLLASLDQAGIDRAVVVQASTVYGNDNSYVVEAVRNHPDRFVGVFSIDVLANDAVSQLQRWLDAGLSGLRLFTTGTTMPGQAGWLDDERSFPVWEYAQRHNVSICLQMTAQGIPALLNMLARFPDIRVLLDHLARPDLAGGPPYEAAAPLFSLASHQGVFLKLTNRTIAEAGRGASTPAAFFPRVLDAFGANRIAWGSNFPAAEGALPQLLAEARESLSMLPADAQEAIFGGTAFEVYPALAA, from the coding sequence ATGGCCGTTGTTGTCGACACGCACACTCACGCAATTTCCTCAGATAAACAGAGCTATCCGCTTGCGCCGGTCGGCGGTCACCAGTCCGAGTGGTCGGCGAAGCGCCCCGTCAGCTTCGAAGGGCTGCTTGCATCGCTGGACCAGGCGGGCATCGACCGGGCTGTGGTGGTGCAGGCGTCGACGGTTTACGGCAACGACAATAGTTATGTGGTCGAGGCGGTGCGCAATCACCCGGACCGATTCGTCGGCGTATTTTCGATCGACGTGCTGGCGAACGACGCCGTCTCGCAACTGCAGCGCTGGCTCGACGCAGGACTCTCCGGGCTGCGTCTGTTCACGACCGGCACGACGATGCCGGGGCAGGCGGGCTGGCTCGACGACGAGCGCTCGTTTCCCGTGTGGGAATACGCGCAGCGTCACAACGTGTCGATCTGCCTGCAGATGACCGCACAGGGCATTCCCGCGCTTCTCAACATGCTCGCGCGCTTTCCGGATATCCGGGTGCTGCTCGACCACCTCGCGCGTCCTGACCTGGCCGGTGGTCCTCCGTACGAAGCGGCCGCGCCGTTGTTCAGCCTCGCGTCGCATCAGGGCGTGTTTCTGAAGTTGACGAACCGGACGATTGCCGAAGCGGGCCGGGGCGCTTCCACGCCGGCCGCGTTTTTCCCGCGCGTGCTCGACGCGTTCGGCGCAAACCGGATTGCGTGGGGCTCGAATTTCCCGGCTGCCGAAGGTGCGTTGCCGCAACTGCTGGCCGAAGCCCGCGAAAGCCTTTCGATGCTGCCCGCCGACGCGCAGGAGGCGATCTTCGGCGGCACTGCGTTTGAGGTGTATCCCGCACTGGCCGCCTGA
- a CDS encoding LysR substrate-binding domain-containing protein produces the protein MGAVGKASQDDDQARLRRLFLFDAVCEAGGIGQAALLAGRTQPAVSVAISKLEASFGSRLLERGFGGSELTGEGQILQRRVRRMLDQMERAVTNLLGQTAAAQAQAAKICRRLTDGQIRCHVAIAETGSAAEAALSLGISQPAVHRAARQIEQNVGVSLYRRRVHSVSANVAGIEFARCLSLALHEIAQAGEELAYARGQLTGKVAIGVLPLLPPRLVARAIQRLRERYPAARVTVEEGSHAHLLRELRSGTLDLIIGGLREPRLAGVAQEIELFADPYVVAVRKGHRLARRKSVALPDLADHDWVMPQHNVPRRAVIDSIFAQLPVKPPLVLETSSLAMMLAMLMESDCLTLLSRAQIHDAYPGRELVALELELPEASRAVGYTVRTDWLGTTLQQAFVEGLRAESESEQ, from the coding sequence ATGGGGGCTGTCGGAAAGGCATCGCAGGACGACGATCAGGCACGTTTGAGGCGTCTTTTCCTGTTCGACGCGGTGTGCGAGGCGGGAGGAATCGGACAGGCGGCGCTCCTTGCCGGGCGTACCCAGCCGGCAGTCAGCGTCGCCATCAGCAAGCTCGAAGCGAGCTTCGGCAGTCGATTGCTCGAACGCGGATTCGGGGGCAGTGAATTAACGGGTGAAGGCCAGATTCTGCAGCGACGCGTGCGCCGCATGCTCGATCAGATGGAGCGCGCCGTGACGAATCTGCTCGGTCAGACAGCGGCGGCACAGGCGCAGGCGGCCAAAATCTGCCGGCGCCTGACCGACGGGCAGATTCGCTGTCACGTCGCGATCGCCGAAACGGGGTCTGCGGCAGAGGCGGCGCTGTCGCTGGGCATTTCACAGCCGGCGGTGCATCGCGCTGCACGCCAAATCGAGCAGAACGTCGGCGTGTCGCTGTATCGCCGTCGGGTGCATAGCGTGTCGGCGAACGTGGCGGGAATCGAATTCGCGCGCTGCCTGAGTCTCGCGCTCCATGAGATCGCGCAAGCGGGAGAGGAGCTGGCGTATGCGCGGGGTCAACTCACAGGGAAGGTGGCAATCGGCGTGTTGCCGCTGCTGCCGCCGCGCCTCGTCGCGCGCGCCATTCAACGGTTGAGGGAGCGCTACCCCGCCGCGCGCGTCACCGTCGAGGAAGGCTCGCATGCCCATCTGCTGCGGGAATTGCGCAGCGGAACGCTCGACCTCATCATTGGCGGCTTACGCGAGCCGCGTCTTGCCGGCGTCGCACAGGAAATCGAACTATTCGCCGACCCGTACGTCGTGGCCGTGCGCAAAGGGCATCGCCTGGCGAGACGCAAGAGCGTCGCACTCCCCGATCTCGCCGACCACGACTGGGTGATGCCGCAGCACAATGTGCCGCGCCGCGCGGTGATCGACTCCATTTTTGCGCAACTGCCTGTCAAGCCGCCGCTAGTCCTCGAAACCAGTTCGCTCGCGATGATGCTGGCCATGCTGATGGAAAGCGATTGCCTCACGCTCCTCTCGCGCGCACAGATTCACGATGCCTACCCTGGACGCGAGCTGGTCGCGCTGGAACTGGAATTGCCCGAAGCGAGCCGCGCAGTCGGATATACGGTGCGAACCGACTGGCTCGGCACGACCCTTCAGCAAGCGTTCGTCGAAGGTCTGCGAGCGGAAAGCGAGTCTGAGCAATGA
- a CDS encoding MFS transporter gives MSALIGRASFRRFMTARVGSITAQQMILLAISWHMYDLTSSAWDLGLVGLFQFLPGLATTFVAGHCADRMHRGRIVAVCLAAQAVTASVLAAATVSHAVTRDVLLGLSLVLGAIRPFQMAGQQSLLPMLVPQSLLARSMVLSTVVQQICVVGGPALGGLLFAIGVNAVYITCAVLFSASAVMCAFVRYDYVPPPREPATVESILAGLRFVWSSPLLLGAISLDLFAVLFGGATALLPVYAREILHVGPQGLGLLRSAPAVGALCVGLILSRHAIRSGVGKKLLGAVAVYGFCIGAFGLSRSFPLSLVLLAISGAADTISVVVRQTLVQLETPDRMRGRVSAVNTLFIGASNQLGEFESGTTATVFGVIGSVVLGGCATIFVSIAWSRLFKPLAQRDSLH, from the coding sequence ATGTCGGCACTGATTGGCCGTGCGTCGTTCAGACGCTTCATGACAGCGCGAGTCGGCTCCATTACCGCCCAGCAGATGATCTTGCTGGCGATCAGCTGGCATATGTATGACCTGACATCCAGCGCATGGGATCTGGGCCTCGTCGGCCTCTTCCAGTTTCTGCCAGGACTCGCGACGACGTTTGTCGCAGGCCACTGCGCCGATCGCATGCATCGCGGCCGGATCGTCGCAGTCTGTCTTGCCGCTCAGGCTGTCACAGCTTCGGTGCTCGCTGCAGCGACGGTTTCTCATGCCGTGACGCGCGACGTACTGCTCGGTCTGTCTCTTGTCCTCGGCGCCATCCGCCCGTTCCAGATGGCGGGGCAGCAGTCGTTACTGCCGATGCTGGTTCCGCAATCGTTGCTCGCGCGTTCGATGGTGCTCAGCACGGTCGTCCAGCAAATTTGTGTAGTCGGCGGCCCGGCGTTGGGCGGTCTCCTGTTTGCAATCGGAGTCAACGCCGTTTACATCACATGTGCCGTGCTTTTCAGTGCGAGCGCGGTCATGTGCGCATTCGTCCGTTACGACTACGTGCCGCCGCCGCGCGAGCCGGCCACGGTTGAGTCGATCCTTGCCGGTCTGCGCTTCGTGTGGAGCAGCCCTCTCTTGCTCGGCGCTATCTCGCTTGATCTGTTCGCTGTTCTGTTTGGGGGCGCCACCGCTTTATTGCCGGTTTACGCGAGAGAGATTTTGCACGTTGGGCCGCAAGGGCTCGGTTTGCTGCGTTCCGCCCCGGCTGTGGGAGCGTTATGCGTCGGCCTGATTTTGTCTCGTCATGCGATTCGAAGCGGGGTCGGCAAAAAGCTGCTGGGCGCCGTCGCCGTTTACGGATTTTGCATCGGAGCGTTTGGTCTGTCCCGGTCGTTTCCCCTATCGCTCGTTCTGCTGGCTATCTCGGGCGCGGCCGATACGATCAGTGTCGTCGTGCGGCAGACGCTGGTTCAACTGGAAACGCCCGATCGCATGCGCGGGCGGGTTTCCGCTGTCAACACCCTGTTTATCGGCGCAAGCAATCAGCTTGGCGAATTCGAATCGGGCACGACCGCTACGGTGTTCGGCGTGATCGGCTCAGTCGTGCTCGGGGGATGTGCAACCATTTTTGTCAGCATCGCGTGGAGTCGTTTGTTCAAGCCGCTAGCCCAACGCGACAGCTTGCACTGA
- a CDS encoding carboxymuconolactone decarboxylase translates to MLRAREINLGIVSLEEENMTDKRLEPVDPQKASEEQQKVMARLGEGRGRIPTPFNIWLHNPHLAEGMEIIGTHVDHSPVLSEAETEVAILSTAVFWNAPYVIANHRRHALKSGIPESVVTAILEKQRPQSVDGRLGVLCEAVADILAGGVIDDARFARYAAELGRPVIAELLITIGYFTSVSLAMTLHALEPKN, encoded by the coding sequence GTGTTGCGCGCGCGTGAAATTAATCTTGGCATCGTTTCATTGGAAGAAGAGAACATGACGGACAAAAGACTTGAACCTGTCGATCCACAGAAGGCCAGCGAAGAGCAGCAGAAAGTGATGGCGAGGCTTGGAGAAGGCCGAGGGCGCATTCCGACGCCGTTCAACATCTGGCTGCACAATCCGCATCTCGCGGAAGGAATGGAAATCATCGGTACGCATGTCGATCATTCGCCGGTGCTTAGCGAAGCCGAGACAGAGGTCGCGATCCTCTCGACGGCGGTGTTCTGGAACGCGCCTTACGTGATCGCCAATCACCGTCGGCATGCGCTTAAATCCGGGATTCCGGAATCGGTGGTCACGGCGATTCTTGAAAAGCAGCGACCCCAATCGGTCGACGGCCGGCTAGGCGTACTGTGCGAAGCGGTAGCCGATATTCTCGCAGGCGGTGTGATAGACGATGCGCGATTCGCTCGTTATGCAGCCGAACTCGGCCGCCCGGTGATCGCCGAATTGCTGATTACCATAGGCTATTTCACCTCCGTTTCACTCGCGATGACGTTGCACGCGCTTGAGCCCAAAAACTGA